One region of Flavobacterium sp. GSB-24 genomic DNA includes:
- a CDS encoding DinB family protein, which translates to MSSVFETQKTIREILLKILESHSLEQLNKIPQSFSNNIIWNVAHCVAAQQTLVYKLSGLPAMVSEDFILKYRKGTKPEGDVSQEEVDEIKSVLLSTFEKTKNDFESGLFVDYNEYTTSMGFNLRNVQDALDFNNYHEGIHTGIVMSIRKFV; encoded by the coding sequence ATGAGTTCCGTTTTTGAAACACAGAAAACTATAAGAGAAATTCTTTTAAAAATTTTAGAAAGCCATTCTTTAGAGCAATTAAACAAAATTCCGCAAAGTTTTAGTAATAATATAATCTGGAATGTGGCACATTGCGTAGCGGCACAACAGACATTGGTTTATAAACTATCAGGACTTCCAGCGATGGTTTCGGAAGATTTTATTTTAAAATATCGTAAAGGGACAAAACCCGAAGGAGATGTTTCTCAAGAGGAAGTTGATGAAATTAAATCAGTTCTTTTGAGCACATTTGAAAAAACAAAAAATGATTTTGAAAGTGGACTTTTTGTTGATTATAATGAATATACAACCAGCATGGGATTTAATCTTAGAAATGTTCAAGATGCATTAGATTTCAATAATTATCACGAAGGAATTCATACTGGAATTGTAATGAGTATTCGAAAATTTGTATAA
- the gmk gene encoding guanylate kinase, with the protein MNKGKLIVFSAPSGSGKTTIVKHLLGKEDLNLEFSISAASRDPRGEEEHGKDYYFISLEQFKKHIKAEEFLEWEEVYRDNFYGTLKAEIERIWAMGKNVIFDIDVAGGLRIKHKFPDQTLAVFVKPPSVDELKRRLKERSTESEDKINMRIAKASVELATAPQFDTIIKNYDLDTAKEEAYQLVKDFVNK; encoded by the coding sequence ATGAACAAAGGAAAATTAATTGTTTTTTCAGCACCGTCTGGATCAGGAAAAACAACTATAGTAAAACATTTACTAGGGAAAGAAGATTTAAACTTAGAATTTTCGATCTCAGCGGCTTCACGCGACCCACGCGGAGAAGAAGAACACGGAAAAGATTATTATTTTATTTCGTTAGAACAATTCAAAAAACACATCAAAGCCGAAGAGTTCCTAGAATGGGAAGAAGTATACCGTGATAATTTCTACGGAACTTTAAAAGCTGAAATCGAAAGAATCTGGGCAATGGGAAAAAATGTAATTTTTGATATTGATGTTGCAGGCGGTCTTCGCATTAAACATAAATTTCCAGACCAGACTTTAGCCGTTTTTGTAAAACCTCCAAGTGTTGACGAACTTAAACGCCGATTAAAAGAACGTTCTACTGAGAGTGAAGACAAAATCAATATGCGAATTGCAAAAGCTTCGGTAGAATTAGCTACAGCTCCTCAATTTGATACTATTATCAAAAACTACGATTTAGATACAGCGAAGGAAGAAGCGTATCAATTGGTAAAAGATTTTGTAAATAAATAA
- a CDS encoding ArsC/Spx/MgsR family protein, which translates to MKKIYYLASCDTCRKIIKSLPENNLVFQDIRQNPITEAELEEMYKLSGSYEALFSKKAQLYKSMDLKNKSLSEADFKKYILEHYTFLSRPVFIIDGKIYIGNSQKNIAEVIKALS; encoded by the coding sequence ATGAAAAAAATATACTATTTGGCATCTTGCGACACGTGCAGAAAAATCATTAAAAGTTTACCAGAAAACAATTTGGTTTTTCAAGATATCAGACAAAATCCGATTACTGAAGCTGAACTTGAAGAAATGTATAAACTTTCTGGAAGTTATGAGGCCTTATTCAGCAAAAAAGCGCAATTGTATAAATCGATGGACTTAAAGAACAAATCTTTGTCTGAAGCTGATTTTAAAAAATATATTTTAGAACACTATACTTTCTTAAGTCGTCCGGTTTTTATAATTGACGGCAAAATTTACATTGGCAACAGCCAGAAAAATATTGCAGAGGTTATAAAAGCATTATCATAA
- a CDS encoding YicC/YloC family endoribonuclease: protein MIQSMTGFGKASLQLPTKKITVEVKSLNSKGLDLNVRMPSLYREMELGLRTQISTKLERGKIDFAIYIESTAEQTSTKVNVPVVKNYIAQLKEVNPDADETELMKMAVRMPDTLKTEREEIDENDWEQIQVIIDEALQNILNFRKDEGESLEKEFNLRIGNIRQYMNDALALDPERVQAIKDRLQTAISELQVNVDENRFEQELIYYLEKLDITEEKVRLTNHLDYFLETIKGTEANGRKLGFITQEMGREINTMGSKSNHAQMQKLVVMMKDELEKIKEQVLNVL from the coding sequence ATGATACAATCTATGACAGGGTTTGGCAAAGCTTCTTTGCAATTGCCTACAAAAAAAATTACCGTTGAAGTAAAATCCTTAAATAGCAAAGGTTTAGATTTAAATGTAAGAATGCCATCGCTTTACCGTGAAATGGAATTAGGCTTACGAACTCAAATCTCAACAAAACTTGAAAGGGGAAAAATTGATTTTGCGATTTACATTGAAAGTACTGCAGAACAAACTTCGACTAAAGTAAATGTTCCTGTCGTAAAAAATTATATTGCACAGTTAAAAGAAGTTAATCCTGATGCTGATGAAACTGAATTAATGAAAATGGCTGTTCGTATGCCAGACACATTAAAAACAGAACGCGAAGAAATCGATGAAAACGACTGGGAGCAGATTCAGGTAATTATTGATGAAGCACTTCAAAATATTCTAAATTTCCGTAAAGACGAAGGAGAATCTCTTGAAAAAGAATTCAATTTACGAATTGGAAATATTCGTCAGTACATGAACGATGCTTTGGCATTAGATCCAGAACGTGTACAAGCGATTAAAGATCGTTTACAAACTGCAATTTCTGAATTACAGGTTAATGTTGATGAAAACCGTTTTGAGCAGGAATTAATCTATTATCTGGAGAAATTAGATATTACAGAAGAAAAAGTGCGATTAACCAATCACTTAGATTATTTCTTAGAAACTATAAAAGGGACTGAAGCTAACGGCCGTAAACTTGGTTTTATCACTCAAGAAATGGGACGCGAGATCAATACAATGGGTTCTAAATCAAATCATGCTCAAATGCAGAAATTGGTTGTGATGATGAAAGATGAGCTGGAAAAAATTAAAGAACAGGTTTTAAACGTTTTATAA